The Neodiprion virginianus isolate iyNeoVirg1 chromosome 5, iyNeoVirg1.1, whole genome shotgun sequence genome contains a region encoding:
- the LOC124304396 gene encoding uncharacterized protein LOC124304396 isoform X19, giving the protein MRTYRSYDVNAVEGGGTESSPVQRKPFFIVKLILFLVLCAIIITLCILWVSKSKEASRDNNIVGKQDGLQGGYDGTSQMPVSEFDTQETTTTETPDTSPLTAGGESRQETTTTETPDTSPSTAGVESRQETTTPQTPDTSPLTAGGESRQETTTPQTPDTSPSTAGGESRQETTTTETPDASPSTAGGESRQETTTTETPDTSPLTADGESRQETTTSETPDTSPSTASDESRQEPTTTETPDTSPSTAGVESRQEPTTTETPDTSPSTAGVESRQETTTPQTPDTSPSTASDESRQEPTTTETPDTSPSTAGVESRQETTTPQTPDTSPSTAGGESRQETTTTETPDTSPSTAGVESRQETTTPQTPDTSPSTAGVESRQETTTPQTPDTSPSTAGVESRQETTTPQTPDTSPSTAGVESRQETTTPQTPDTSPSTAGVESRQETTTPQTPDTSPSTASDESRQEPTTTETPDTSPSTNHMQPVTLSEVMSKMAKATASRILSYMNHSSDACDDFYEYACGEFEDNQLTIENDLAEQAMQRIFTEAQKRRSDKQPFLDYYESCLNYEKTTNQSERLTNVRRAVQEIGRFDYTDNIGKDDTQPKFIDTLRRLFERNSALLFDITPDLAVTEGNCNTEPETVQFTWKIGPLISRTDPYTNRRAEECYKQQESVRNKPEVNLTEVYGTYKECKNYLGTFTTSIKDSVKKIFETDFDRSERIGVDVEKLIELFRLPEMDEDEIRKAYATKKYILKGDDDLSVRWARNQSPFLDFKKLLPPRANVERKRWHGYLLEDLTRAVKNVAFRSYRIDDETWINDALLAIYANDVYHEFAAPRHDVENYCKRLATNLMKTHASSLYMSSFKSEELEVMDRTVIEMFEKLRKTLESNVLKQKWIGKKSKEAILKKIASLSIATPAHRTDYHNSNDNEIELTGDFFNDTMALRKMYRTSMYQMLDKRPSEEIWTYFAQPYDASTSSIYELEKIIIPFGAVDWRFLDRSYTTSTQHLGLATLGTLIANEITHHFDFTGINYLNGRKGRGVAPVFCSSTEDDIAYRSDYKNHYQNLRGKMDSIFLPSTSQNIHYSISDLSLNERFSDDAGLRLAYDTMLNLPAEAKIPLPWLSNSESNEIQQFFLAYAQMQCTKKPLTTSFRSLYEDENLPSRLRIAITAANNEALGEAWQCKTGTKVRPEEKTYNFPHLDGIDFGRDTEALPPYQ; this is encoded by the exons atgcGGACCTATAGGTCGTACGACGTGAATGCTGTGGAAGGAGGTGGGACGGAGTCTTCTCCAGTTCAACGAAAACCTTTCTTTATCGTTAAACTGATCTTATTTCTTGTACTTTGTGCCATAATTATCACATTGTGCATATTGTGGGTGTCAAAAAGTAAAGAAGCGTCGAGGGATAATAATATCGTAGGAAAACAG GATGGATTACAAGGAGGGTATGATGGAACAAGTCAAATGCCTGTCAGCGAATTTGATACACAGGAGACTACGACTACTGAAACACCGGACACTTCACCTTTAAC GGCAGGCGGCGAATCTAGACAGGAGACTACGACTACTGAAACACCGGACACTTCACCTTCTAC GGCAGGTGTCGAATCTAGACAGGAGACTACGACTCCCCAAACACCGGACACTTCACCTTTAAC GGCAGGCGGCGAATCTAGACAGGAGACTACGACTCCCCAAACACCGGACACTTCACCTTCTAC GGCAGGCGGCGAATCTAGACAGGAGACTACGACTACTGAAACACCGGACGCTTCACCTTCTAC GGCAGGCGGCGAATCTAGACAGGAGACTACGACTACTGAAACACCGGACACTTCTCCTTTAAC GGCAGACGGCGAATCTAGACAGGAGACTACGACTAGTGAAACACCGGACACTTCACCTTCTAC GGCAAGCGACGAATCTAGACAGGAGCCTACGACTACTGAAACACCGGACACTTCACCTTCTAC GGCAGGCGTCGAATCTAGACAGGAGCCTACGACTACTGAAACACCGGACACTTCACCTTCAAC GGCAGGCGTCGAATCTAGACAGGAGACTACGACTCCCCAAACACCGGACACTTCACCTTCAAC GGCAAGCGACGAATCTAGACAGGAGCCTACGACTACTGAAACACCGGACACTTCACCTTCTAC GGCAGGCGTCGAATCTAGACAGGAGACTACGACTCCCCAAACACCGGACACTTCACCTTCAAC GGCAGGCGGCGAATCTAGACAGGAGACTACGACTACTGAAACACCGGACACTTCACCTTCTAC GGCAGGCGTCGAATCTAGACAGGAGACTACGACTCCCCAAACACCGGACACTTCACCTTCAAC GGCAGGCGTCGAATCTAGACAGGAGACTACGACTCCCCAAACACCGGACACTTCACCTTCAAC GGCAGGCGTCGAATCTAGACAGGAGACTACGACTCCCCAAACACCGGACACTTCACCTTCAAC GGCAGGCGTCGAATCTAGACAGGAGACTACGACTCCCCAAACACCGGACACTTCACCTTCAAC GGCAGGCGTCGAATCTAGACAGGAGACTACGACTCCCCAAACACCGGACACTTCACCTTCAAC GGCAAGCGACGAATCTAGACAGGAGCCTACGACTACTGAAACACCGGACACTTCACCTTCTAC aaatcacatgcaacctGTGACGTTATCTGAAGTTATGTCAAAAATGGCCAAAGCCACAGCGAGTCGAATTCTTTCCTACATGAACCATTCTTCCGATGCGTGTGatgatttttatgaatacGCTTGTGGAGAGTTCGAAGATAACCAGCTTACGATAGAAAATGACCTCGCAGAACAAGCAATGCAACgaattttca CCGAGGCTCAAAAACGCCGAAGTGACAAACAGCCCTTTCTCGACTATTACGAAAGCTGCCTGAATTACGAAAAGACGACCAATCAGTCTGAAAGATTGACAAACG TTCGACGAGCTGTACAAGAAATCGGACGTTTTGATTACACGGATAACATTGGGAAGGATGATACCCAACCTAAATTCATCGATACGCTCCGGAGACTTTTCGAACGGAACAG CGCCCTCTTATTCGACATTACTCCAGACCTCGCAGTAACAGAAGGGAATTGTAACACAGAGCCAGAAACAGTTCAGTTTACTTGGAAAATTGGGCCACTGATCAGCAGAACTGACCCCTACACGAATAGAAGAGCAGAGGAATGCTATAAACAGCAGGAATCGGTGAGAAACAAACCGGAAGTGAATTTGACAGAAGTCTACGGAACTTACAAAGAGTGCAAG AACTACTTGGGCACCTTTACAACGTCCATCAAAGAtagcgtgaaaaaaattttcgaaacggATTTTGATCGATCGGAGCGAATCGGGGTTGACGTTGAGAAGCTGATTGAACTTTTCCGTCTGCCG GAGATGGATGAAGATGAAATCCGTAAGGCCTACGCAACCAAGAAATATATCTTGAAGGGTGACGATGACCTCTCTGTCAGATGGGCACGTAATCAATCGCCATTC CTTGATTTCAAGAAACTATTACCACCTCGAGCAAATGTGGAAAGAAAACGCTGGCATGGTTATCTTCTTGAAGACCTTACTCGAGCTGTAAAGAATGTCGCCTTTCGAAGCTATCGGATTGATGACGAAACGTGGATAAATGATGCTCTCCTCGCAATTTACGCTAACGATGTCTATCACGAG tTTGCTGCTCCGCGCCACGATGTCGAAAATTACTGCAAGCGACTAGCAACTAACCTGATGAAGACGCATGCATCCAGTTTATACATGTCATCATTCAAAAGCGAGGAACTCGAGGTCATGGACAGAACG GTGAtcgaaatgtttgaaaaattaaggAAAACATTGGAGTCGAATGTGTTGAAACAGAAGTGGATTGGGAAGAAGAGCAAAGAGgcaattttgaagaaaatcgcAAGTCTCTCGATCGCGACACCCGCCCACCGAACCGATTATCATAACTCAAACGACAATGAG ATCGAACTCACAGGcgattttttcaacgacacAATGGCGCTGCGGAAGATGTACAGAACGTCCATGTACCAGATGCTGGATAAACGGCCAAGCGAAGAAAT ATGGACGTACTTCGCCCAACCGTACGACGCGTCGACTTCATCTATATACGAGctcgagaaaataattataccgtTCGGAGCTGTAGATTGGCGCTTTTTGGACCGTTCCTACACCACGTCAACGCAGCATTTGGGGCTAGCTACTCTTGGAACGCTTATCGCCAATGAAATTACTCATCATTTTGACTTCACAG GCATAAATTACCTGAACGGTCGGAAAGGTAGGGGCGTGGCGCCTGTTTTCTGCTCTAGCACGGAGGATGATATAGCTTACAGAAGCGACTACAAAAACCATTACCAAAATTTGAGGGGAAAAATGGACTCCATCTTCCTGCCATCGACTTctcaaaatattcattacagC ATATCCGACCTCAGTCTCAATGAGAGATTCTCAGACGACGCCGGCCTGCGACTCGCCTACGATACGATGTTAAACTTACCCGCGGAAGCTAAAATACCATTGCCCTGGCTTTCGAACTCGGAATCTAACGAGATACAACAATTCTTCTTGGCCTATGCTCAG ATGCAATGCACAAAGAAGCCTCTCACAACATCCTTCAGATCGCTCTACGAAGACGAAAACTTGCCAAGCCGACTACGGATTGCGATAACTGCCGCCAATAACGAAGCCCTTGGAGAAGCCTGGCAGTGCAAAACGGGAACCAAAGTCCGCCCTGAGGAAAAAACATATAATTTTCCTCACCTCGACGGTATAGACTTCGGTCGTGATACCGAAGCACTCCCACCTTATCAATGA
- the LOC124304396 gene encoding uncharacterized protein LOC124304396 isoform X15 has protein sequence MRTYRSYDVNAVEGGGTESSPVQRKPFFIVKLILFLVLCAIIITLCILWVSKSKEASRDNNIVGKQDGLQGGYDGTSQMPVSEFDTQETTTTETPDTSPLTAGGESRQETTTTETPDTSPSTAGVESRQETTTPQTPDTSPLTAGGESRQETTTPQTPDTSPSTAGGESRQETTTTETPDASPSTAGGESRQETTTTETPDTSPLTAGVESRQEPTTTETPDTSPSTAGVESRQETTTPQTPDTSPSTASDESRQEPTTTETPDTSPSTAGVESRQETTTPQTPDTSPSTAGGESRQETTTTETPDTSPSTAGVESRQETTTPQTPDTSPSTAGVESRQETTTPQTPDTSPSTAGIESRQETTTPQTPDTSPSTAGGESRQETTTTETPDTSPSTAGVESRQETTTPQTPDTSPSTAGVESRQETTTPQTPDTSPSTAGVESRQETTTPQTPDTSPSTASDESRQEPTTTETPDTSPSTNHMQPVTLSEVMSKMAKATASRILSYMNHSSDACDDFYEYACGEFEDNQLTIENDLAEQAMQRIFTEAQKRRSDKQPFLDYYESCLNYEKTTNQSERLTNVRRAVQEIGRFDYTDNIGKDDTQPKFIDTLRRLFERNSALLFDITPDLAVTEGNCNTEPETVQFTWKIGPLISRTDPYTNRRAEECYKQQESVRNKPEVNLTEVYGTYKECKNYLGTFTTSIKDSVKKIFETDFDRSERIGVDVEKLIELFRLPEMDEDEIRKAYATKKYILKGDDDLSVRWARNQSPFLDFKKLLPPRANVERKRWHGYLLEDLTRAVKNVAFRSYRIDDETWINDALLAIYANDVYHEFAAPRHDVENYCKRLATNLMKTHASSLYMSSFKSEELEVMDRTVIEMFEKLRKTLESNVLKQKWIGKKSKEAILKKIASLSIATPAHRTDYHNSNDNEIELTGDFFNDTMALRKMYRTSMYQMLDKRPSEEIWTYFAQPYDASTSSIYELEKIIIPFGAVDWRFLDRSYTTSTQHLGLATLGTLIANEITHHFDFTGINYLNGRKGRGVAPVFCSSTEDDIAYRSDYKNHYQNLRGKMDSIFLPSTSQNIHYSISDLSLNERFSDDAGLRLAYDTMLNLPAEAKIPLPWLSNSESNEIQQFFLAYAQMQCTKKPLTTSFRSLYEDENLPSRLRIAITAANNEALGEAWQCKTGTKVRPEEKTYNFPHLDGIDFGRDTEALPPYQ, from the exons atgcGGACCTATAGGTCGTACGACGTGAATGCTGTGGAAGGAGGTGGGACGGAGTCTTCTCCAGTTCAACGAAAACCTTTCTTTATCGTTAAACTGATCTTATTTCTTGTACTTTGTGCCATAATTATCACATTGTGCATATTGTGGGTGTCAAAAAGTAAAGAAGCGTCGAGGGATAATAATATCGTAGGAAAACAG GATGGATTACAAGGAGGGTATGATGGAACAAGTCAAATGCCTGTCAGCGAATTTGATACACAGGAGACTACGACTACTGAAACACCGGACACTTCACCTTTAAC GGCAGGCGGCGAATCTAGACAGGAGACTACGACTACTGAAACACCGGACACTTCACCTTCTAC GGCAGGTGTCGAATCTAGACAGGAGACTACGACTCCCCAAACACCGGACACTTCACCTTTAAC GGCAGGCGGCGAATCTAGACAGGAGACTACGACTCCCCAAACACCGGACACTTCACCTTCTAC GGCAGGCGGCGAATCTAGACAGGAGACTACGACTACTGAAACACCGGACGCTTCACCTTCTAC GGCAGGCGGCGAATCTAGACAGGAGACTACGACTACTGAAACACCGGACACTTCTCCTTTAAC GGCAGGCGTCGAATCTAGACAGGAGCCTACGACTACTGAAACACCGGACACTTCACCTTCAAC GGCAGGCGTCGAATCTAGACAGGAGACTACGACTCCCCAAACACCGGACACTTCACCTTCAAC GGCAAGCGACGAATCTAGACAGGAGCCTACGACTACTGAAACACCGGACACTTCACCTTCTAC GGCAGGCGTCGAATCTAGACAGGAGACTACGACTCCCCAAACACCGGACACTTCACCTTCAAC GGCAGGCGGCGAATCTAGACAGGAGACTACGACTACTGAAACACCGGACACTTCACCTTCTAC GGCAGGCGTCGAATCTAGACAGGAGACTACGACTCCCCAAACACCGGACACTTCACCTTCAAC GGCAGGCGTCGAATCTAGACAGGAGACTACGACTCCCCAAACACCGGACACTTCACCTTCAAC GGCAGGCATCGAATCTAGACAGGAGACTACGACTCCCCAAACACCGGACACTTCACCTTCTAC GGCAGGCGGCGAATCTAGACAGGAGACTACGACTACTGAAACACCGGACACTTCACCTTCTAC GGCAGGCGTCGAATCTAGACAGGAGACTACGACTCCCCAAACACCGGACACTTCACCTTCAAC GGCAGGCGTCGAATCTAGACAGGAGACTACGACTCCCCAAACACCGGACACTTCACCTTCAAC GGCAGGCGTCGAATCTAGACAGGAGACTACGACTCCCCAAACACCGGACACTTCACCTTCAAC GGCAAGCGACGAATCTAGACAGGAGCCTACGACTACTGAAACACCGGACACTTCACCTTCTAC aaatcacatgcaacctGTGACGTTATCTGAAGTTATGTCAAAAATGGCCAAAGCCACAGCGAGTCGAATTCTTTCCTACATGAACCATTCTTCCGATGCGTGTGatgatttttatgaatacGCTTGTGGAGAGTTCGAAGATAACCAGCTTACGATAGAAAATGACCTCGCAGAACAAGCAATGCAACgaattttca CCGAGGCTCAAAAACGCCGAAGTGACAAACAGCCCTTTCTCGACTATTACGAAAGCTGCCTGAATTACGAAAAGACGACCAATCAGTCTGAAAGATTGACAAACG TTCGACGAGCTGTACAAGAAATCGGACGTTTTGATTACACGGATAACATTGGGAAGGATGATACCCAACCTAAATTCATCGATACGCTCCGGAGACTTTTCGAACGGAACAG CGCCCTCTTATTCGACATTACTCCAGACCTCGCAGTAACAGAAGGGAATTGTAACACAGAGCCAGAAACAGTTCAGTTTACTTGGAAAATTGGGCCACTGATCAGCAGAACTGACCCCTACACGAATAGAAGAGCAGAGGAATGCTATAAACAGCAGGAATCGGTGAGAAACAAACCGGAAGTGAATTTGACAGAAGTCTACGGAACTTACAAAGAGTGCAAG AACTACTTGGGCACCTTTACAACGTCCATCAAAGAtagcgtgaaaaaaattttcgaaacggATTTTGATCGATCGGAGCGAATCGGGGTTGACGTTGAGAAGCTGATTGAACTTTTCCGTCTGCCG GAGATGGATGAAGATGAAATCCGTAAGGCCTACGCAACCAAGAAATATATCTTGAAGGGTGACGATGACCTCTCTGTCAGATGGGCACGTAATCAATCGCCATTC CTTGATTTCAAGAAACTATTACCACCTCGAGCAAATGTGGAAAGAAAACGCTGGCATGGTTATCTTCTTGAAGACCTTACTCGAGCTGTAAAGAATGTCGCCTTTCGAAGCTATCGGATTGATGACGAAACGTGGATAAATGATGCTCTCCTCGCAATTTACGCTAACGATGTCTATCACGAG tTTGCTGCTCCGCGCCACGATGTCGAAAATTACTGCAAGCGACTAGCAACTAACCTGATGAAGACGCATGCATCCAGTTTATACATGTCATCATTCAAAAGCGAGGAACTCGAGGTCATGGACAGAACG GTGAtcgaaatgtttgaaaaattaaggAAAACATTGGAGTCGAATGTGTTGAAACAGAAGTGGATTGGGAAGAAGAGCAAAGAGgcaattttgaagaaaatcgcAAGTCTCTCGATCGCGACACCCGCCCACCGAACCGATTATCATAACTCAAACGACAATGAG ATCGAACTCACAGGcgattttttcaacgacacAATGGCGCTGCGGAAGATGTACAGAACGTCCATGTACCAGATGCTGGATAAACGGCCAAGCGAAGAAAT ATGGACGTACTTCGCCCAACCGTACGACGCGTCGACTTCATCTATATACGAGctcgagaaaataattataccgtTCGGAGCTGTAGATTGGCGCTTTTTGGACCGTTCCTACACCACGTCAACGCAGCATTTGGGGCTAGCTACTCTTGGAACGCTTATCGCCAATGAAATTACTCATCATTTTGACTTCACAG GCATAAATTACCTGAACGGTCGGAAAGGTAGGGGCGTGGCGCCTGTTTTCTGCTCTAGCACGGAGGATGATATAGCTTACAGAAGCGACTACAAAAACCATTACCAAAATTTGAGGGGAAAAATGGACTCCATCTTCCTGCCATCGACTTctcaaaatattcattacagC ATATCCGACCTCAGTCTCAATGAGAGATTCTCAGACGACGCCGGCCTGCGACTCGCCTACGATACGATGTTAAACTTACCCGCGGAAGCTAAAATACCATTGCCCTGGCTTTCGAACTCGGAATCTAACGAGATACAACAATTCTTCTTGGCCTATGCTCAG ATGCAATGCACAAAGAAGCCTCTCACAACATCCTTCAGATCGCTCTACGAAGACGAAAACTTGCCAAGCCGACTACGGATTGCGATAACTGCCGCCAATAACGAAGCCCTTGGAGAAGCCTGGCAGTGCAAAACGGGAACCAAAGTCCGCCCTGAGGAAAAAACATATAATTTTCCTCACCTCGACGGTATAGACTTCGGTCGTGATACCGAAGCACTCCCACCTTATCAATGA
- the LOC124304396 gene encoding uncharacterized protein LOC124304396 isoform X12, translating to MRTYRSYDVNAVEGGGTESSPVQRKPFFIVKLILFLVLCAIIITLCILWVSKSKEASRDNNIVGKQDGLQGGYDGTSQMPVSEFDTQETTTTETPDTSPLTAGGESRQETTTTETPDTSPSTAGVESRQETTTPQTPDTSPLTAGGESRQETTTPQTPDTSPSTAGGESRQETTTTETPDASPSTAGGESRQETTTTETPDTSPLTADGESRQETTTSETPDTSPSTASDESRQEPTTTETPDTSPSTAGVESRQEPTTTETPDTSPSTAGVESRQETTTPQTPDTSPSTASDESRQEPTTTETPDTSPSTAGVESRQETTTPQTPDTSPSTAGVESRQETTTPQTPDTSPSTAGVESRQETTTPQTPDTSPSTAGIESRQETTTPQTPDTSPSTAGGESRQETTTTETPDTSPSTAGVESRQETTTPQTPDTSPSTAGVESRQETTTPQTPDTSPSTAGVESRQETTTPQTPDTSPSTASDESRQEPTTTETPDTSPSTNHMQPVTLSEVMSKMAKATASRILSYMNHSSDACDDFYEYACGEFEDNQLTIENDLAEQAMQRIFTEAQKRRSDKQPFLDYYESCLNYEKTTNQSERLTNVRRAVQEIGRFDYTDNIGKDDTQPKFIDTLRRLFERNSALLFDITPDLAVTEGNCNTEPETVQFTWKIGPLISRTDPYTNRRAEECYKQQESVRNKPEVNLTEVYGTYKECKNYLGTFTTSIKDSVKKIFETDFDRSERIGVDVEKLIELFRLPEMDEDEIRKAYATKKYILKGDDDLSVRWARNQSPFLDFKKLLPPRANVERKRWHGYLLEDLTRAVKNVAFRSYRIDDETWINDALLAIYANDVYHEFAAPRHDVENYCKRLATNLMKTHASSLYMSSFKSEELEVMDRTVIEMFEKLRKTLESNVLKQKWIGKKSKEAILKKIASLSIATPAHRTDYHNSNDNEIELTGDFFNDTMALRKMYRTSMYQMLDKRPSEEIWTYFAQPYDASTSSIYELEKIIIPFGAVDWRFLDRSYTTSTQHLGLATLGTLIANEITHHFDFTGINYLNGRKGRGVAPVFCSSTEDDIAYRSDYKNHYQNLRGKMDSIFLPSTSQNIHYSISDLSLNERFSDDAGLRLAYDTMLNLPAEAKIPLPWLSNSESNEIQQFFLAYAQMQCTKKPLTTSFRSLYEDENLPSRLRIAITAANNEALGEAWQCKTGTKVRPEEKTYNFPHLDGIDFGRDTEALPPYQ from the exons atgcGGACCTATAGGTCGTACGACGTGAATGCTGTGGAAGGAGGTGGGACGGAGTCTTCTCCAGTTCAACGAAAACCTTTCTTTATCGTTAAACTGATCTTATTTCTTGTACTTTGTGCCATAATTATCACATTGTGCATATTGTGGGTGTCAAAAAGTAAAGAAGCGTCGAGGGATAATAATATCGTAGGAAAACAG GATGGATTACAAGGAGGGTATGATGGAACAAGTCAAATGCCTGTCAGCGAATTTGATACACAGGAGACTACGACTACTGAAACACCGGACACTTCACCTTTAAC GGCAGGCGGCGAATCTAGACAGGAGACTACGACTACTGAAACACCGGACACTTCACCTTCTAC GGCAGGTGTCGAATCTAGACAGGAGACTACGACTCCCCAAACACCGGACACTTCACCTTTAAC GGCAGGCGGCGAATCTAGACAGGAGACTACGACTCCCCAAACACCGGACACTTCACCTTCTAC GGCAGGCGGCGAATCTAGACAGGAGACTACGACTACTGAAACACCGGACGCTTCACCTTCTAC GGCAGGCGGCGAATCTAGACAGGAGACTACGACTACTGAAACACCGGACACTTCTCCTTTAAC GGCAGACGGCGAATCTAGACAGGAGACTACGACTAGTGAAACACCGGACACTTCACCTTCTAC GGCAAGCGACGAATCTAGACAGGAGCCTACGACTACTGAAACACCGGACACTTCACCTTCTAC GGCAGGCGTCGAATCTAGACAGGAGCCTACGACTACTGAAACACCGGACACTTCACCTTCAAC GGCAGGCGTCGAATCTAGACAGGAGACTACGACTCCCCAAACACCGGACACTTCACCTTCAAC GGCAAGCGACGAATCTAGACAGGAGCCTACGACTACTGAAACACCGGACACTTCACCTTCTAC GGCAGGCGTCGAATCTAGACAGGAGACTACGACTCCCCAAACACCGGACACTTCACCTTCAAC GGCAGGCGTCGAATCTAGACAGGAGACTACGACTCCCCAAACACCGGACACTTCACCTTCAAC GGCAGGCGTCGAATCTAGACAGGAGACTACGACTCCCCAAACACCGGACACTTCACCTTCAAC GGCAGGCATCGAATCTAGACAGGAGACTACGACTCCCCAAACACCGGACACTTCACCTTCTAC GGCAGGCGGCGAATCTAGACAGGAGACTACGACTACTGAAACACCGGACACTTCACCTTCTAC GGCAGGCGTCGAATCTAGACAGGAGACTACGACTCCCCAAACACCGGACACTTCACCTTCAAC GGCAGGCGTCGAATCTAGACAGGAGACTACGACTCCCCAAACACCGGACACTTCACCTTCAAC GGCAGGCGTCGAATCTAGACAGGAGACTACGACTCCCCAAACACCGGACACTTCACCTTCAAC GGCAAGCGACGAATCTAGACAGGAGCCTACGACTACTGAAACACCGGACACTTCACCTTCTAC aaatcacatgcaacctGTGACGTTATCTGAAGTTATGTCAAAAATGGCCAAAGCCACAGCGAGTCGAATTCTTTCCTACATGAACCATTCTTCCGATGCGTGTGatgatttttatgaatacGCTTGTGGAGAGTTCGAAGATAACCAGCTTACGATAGAAAATGACCTCGCAGAACAAGCAATGCAACgaattttca CCGAGGCTCAAAAACGCCGAAGTGACAAACAGCCCTTTCTCGACTATTACGAAAGCTGCCTGAATTACGAAAAGACGACCAATCAGTCTGAAAGATTGACAAACG TTCGACGAGCTGTACAAGAAATCGGACGTTTTGATTACACGGATAACATTGGGAAGGATGATACCCAACCTAAATTCATCGATACGCTCCGGAGACTTTTCGAACGGAACAG CGCCCTCTTATTCGACATTACTCCAGACCTCGCAGTAACAGAAGGGAATTGTAACACAGAGCCAGAAACAGTTCAGTTTACTTGGAAAATTGGGCCACTGATCAGCAGAACTGACCCCTACACGAATAGAAGAGCAGAGGAATGCTATAAACAGCAGGAATCGGTGAGAAACAAACCGGAAGTGAATTTGACAGAAGTCTACGGAACTTACAAAGAGTGCAAG AACTACTTGGGCACCTTTACAACGTCCATCAAAGAtagcgtgaaaaaaattttcgaaacggATTTTGATCGATCGGAGCGAATCGGGGTTGACGTTGAGAAGCTGATTGAACTTTTCCGTCTGCCG GAGATGGATGAAGATGAAATCCGTAAGGCCTACGCAACCAAGAAATATATCTTGAAGGGTGACGATGACCTCTCTGTCAGATGGGCACGTAATCAATCGCCATTC CTTGATTTCAAGAAACTATTACCACCTCGAGCAAATGTGGAAAGAAAACGCTGGCATGGTTATCTTCTTGAAGACCTTACTCGAGCTGTAAAGAATGTCGCCTTTCGAAGCTATCGGATTGATGACGAAACGTGGATAAATGATGCTCTCCTCGCAATTTACGCTAACGATGTCTATCACGAG tTTGCTGCTCCGCGCCACGATGTCGAAAATTACTGCAAGCGACTAGCAACTAACCTGATGAAGACGCATGCATCCAGTTTATACATGTCATCATTCAAAAGCGAGGAACTCGAGGTCATGGACAGAACG GTGAtcgaaatgtttgaaaaattaaggAAAACATTGGAGTCGAATGTGTTGAAACAGAAGTGGATTGGGAAGAAGAGCAAAGAGgcaattttgaagaaaatcgcAAGTCTCTCGATCGCGACACCCGCCCACCGAACCGATTATCATAACTCAAACGACAATGAG ATCGAACTCACAGGcgattttttcaacgacacAATGGCGCTGCGGAAGATGTACAGAACGTCCATGTACCAGATGCTGGATAAACGGCCAAGCGAAGAAAT ATGGACGTACTTCGCCCAACCGTACGACGCGTCGACTTCATCTATATACGAGctcgagaaaataattataccgtTCGGAGCTGTAGATTGGCGCTTTTTGGACCGTTCCTACACCACGTCAACGCAGCATTTGGGGCTAGCTACTCTTGGAACGCTTATCGCCAATGAAATTACTCATCATTTTGACTTCACAG GCATAAATTACCTGAACGGTCGGAAAGGTAGGGGCGTGGCGCCTGTTTTCTGCTCTAGCACGGAGGATGATATAGCTTACAGAAGCGACTACAAAAACCATTACCAAAATTTGAGGGGAAAAATGGACTCCATCTTCCTGCCATCGACTTctcaaaatattcattacagC ATATCCGACCTCAGTCTCAATGAGAGATTCTCAGACGACGCCGGCCTGCGACTCGCCTACGATACGATGTTAAACTTACCCGCGGAAGCTAAAATACCATTGCCCTGGCTTTCGAACTCGGAATCTAACGAGATACAACAATTCTTCTTGGCCTATGCTCAG ATGCAATGCACAAAGAAGCCTCTCACAACATCCTTCAGATCGCTCTACGAAGACGAAAACTTGCCAAGCCGACTACGGATTGCGATAACTGCCGCCAATAACGAAGCCCTTGGAGAAGCCTGGCAGTGCAAAACGGGAACCAAAGTCCGCCCTGAGGAAAAAACATATAATTTTCCTCACCTCGACGGTATAGACTTCGGTCGTGATACCGAAGCACTCCCACCTTATCAATGA